In one Neobacillus sp. WH10 genomic region, the following are encoded:
- a CDS encoding thiamine diphosphokinase encodes MVINILAGGPVELLPDLTEFEAENAIWVGVDRGVFQLLKRNIKPAIAFGDFDSVSHEELHFIESRVTELKRFKPEKDETDMELALNWALDQEPRTIRLFGATGGRLDHLFANVHLLHNPLKEKYSTDVCLIDRNNIVFLKEPGSYKIARMKDKKYVSFVPLTLNVRDITLEGFKFPLKNRHISLGSTLCISNELINDYGTFSFSEGILIVIRSHD; translated from the coding sequence ATGGTTATTAATATTCTTGCTGGAGGCCCTGTGGAACTGCTGCCTGATTTAACGGAATTTGAAGCAGAAAACGCCATCTGGGTCGGTGTCGATCGCGGGGTCTTTCAATTACTAAAAAGAAACATTAAACCCGCGATTGCTTTTGGTGATTTTGATTCCGTTTCACATGAAGAGTTACACTTTATTGAAAGCAGAGTTACAGAATTAAAGAGGTTTAAACCAGAGAAAGATGAAACAGATATGGAACTTGCCCTCAACTGGGCATTAGATCAAGAACCAAGGACCATCCGTTTGTTTGGAGCAACAGGCGGCAGACTTGATCATTTATTTGCAAATGTTCACCTCCTGCATAATCCGCTAAAAGAAAAATATTCAACTGATGTCTGCTTAATTGACCGGAATAATATAGTCTTTTTAAAGGAGCCAGGAAGTTATAAAATCGCTAGGATGAAAGATAAAAAATATGTATCTTTTGTGCCTTTAACGCTAAATGTCCGTGATATAACACTAGAGGGCTTTAAATTTCCTTTGAAGAATCGTCATATTTCCCTTGGATCAACACTATGTATTAGTAATGAACTTATTAATGATTATGGTACTTTTTCATTTTCCGAAGGCATATTAATAGTGATAAGAAGTCACGATTAA
- the spoVM gene encoding stage V sporulation protein SpoVM, whose translation MKFYTIKLPKFLGGIVRAMIGVFKKNE comes from the coding sequence ATGAAATTTTATACAATTAAACTGCCGAAATTTTTAGGTGGAATAGTCCGGGCGATGATTGGTGTGTTTAAGAAGAACGAATAG
- the rpmB gene encoding 50S ribosomal protein L28: protein MPRKCVVTGKKTTTGNARSHAMNANKRTWGANLQKVRILVDGKPKRVWVSARALRSGKVERV, encoded by the coding sequence ATGCCACGTAAATGTGTAGTAACTGGAAAGAAAACAACAACTGGTAACGCACGTTCTCACGCTATGAACGCTAATAAGCGTACATGGGGTGCTAACCTACAAAAAGTCCGTATTCTTGTTGATGGAAAGCCTAAGCGTGTTTGGGTTTCTGCAAGAGCGTTAAGATCCGGTAAAGTAGAACGCGTATAA